In the Peptoclostridium acidaminophilum DSM 3953 genome, one interval contains:
- a CDS encoding VRR-NUC domain-containing protein — translation MLEKDITNLILRFLKTVPNCFCWKEHGGLYGTSGIPDIVACINGRFYAFEVKTEAGKVTKLQRATIKKIQAAGGTAVVVRTVDEVRAVLKQSGLALRNEQ, via the coding sequence ATGTTGGAAAAGGATATCACAAATTTAATACTTCGCTTTTTAAAAACTGTGCCAAACTGTTTTTGTTGGAAAGAGCATGGCGGGCTCTATGGTACATCAGGGATTCCAGACATCGTTGCCTGCATTAATGGCCGGTTCTATGCATTCGAGGTAAAGACAGAGGCCGGGAAGGTAACAAAGCTGCAGAGAGCAACAATCAAGAAAATCCAAGCTGCTGGTGGTACGGCTGTGGTCGTGCGCACAGTTGATGAGGTGCGGGCAGTACTGAAGCAATCGGGGCTTGCCCTCCGCAATGAACAATGA
- a CDS encoding DUF1492 domain-containing protein: MMNAKNYLGQAFRLDQRINSKLEQVASLNELATKATHTLTGMPRNPNRATSTMADSVAKIIDMQAEIDRDIDRLIDLKREIIDIIKAVDNTECQTLLELRYLCFKSWEQIAVDMGYNVRHVYRMHDLAVSLIKVPETSQ, from the coding sequence ATGATGAACGCAAAAAATTATCTTGGGCAAGCGTTTCGGCTGGATCAGCGGATCAACAGTAAACTGGAGCAAGTAGCTTCTCTTAATGAGCTGGCCACCAAAGCAACCCACACGCTGACAGGTATGCCTAGGAATCCCAATCGCGCTACGTCAACGATGGCGGATTCGGTTGCTAAAATCATCGACATGCAAGCTGAGATCGACCGAGACATTGATCGGCTTATTGATTTGAAACGAGAAATCATAGACATCATCAAAGCGGTGGACAATACGGAATGTCAGACGCTTTTGGAACTGCGCTACCTGTGTTTTAAATCTTGGGAGCAAATCGCGGTGGACATGGGATATAATGTGCGTCATGTCTATCGTATGCATGACTTAGCCGTCTCTTTGATTAAGGTTCCTGAAACGAGTCAGTAA
- a CDS encoding HNH endonuclease — protein sequence MHHILPLSRGGSNATDNLMSLCKSCHSSITVRDGDRWGR from the coding sequence GTGCATCACATCCTACCTCTTTCGCGCGGCGGTTCCAATGCAACGGACAATCTGATGTCGCTGTGTAAGTCCTGTCACTCATCCATTACCGTTCGAGACGGTGACCGGTGGGGGCGGTAA
- a CDS encoding P27 family phage terminase small subunit, which translates to MANGHGGARPGSGQKKKALTDKLKEGNPGHRKLTVVEFTDTADLSGMTMPEPREYLSALQKNGKQLMAVDIFQKTWTWLNERGCAVHIPTQLLEQYAMSVSRWIQCEECITEFGFLAKHPTTGNAIPSPYVAMSQNFMKQANNLWFQIYQTVKENCTTDYRGANPHDDVMERLLAARRGGK; encoded by the coding sequence ATGGCAAACGGACATGGTGGAGCGCGCCCCGGCTCGGGACAAAAGAAGAAAGCCTTGACCGATAAACTCAAAGAAGGCAACCCAGGCCATCGTAAATTAACAGTAGTTGAATTTACAGATACCGCTGACTTAAGTGGCATGACGATGCCCGAGCCACGAGAATATCTATCTGCACTGCAGAAAAACGGTAAGCAGCTCATGGCCGTAGACATCTTTCAAAAGACCTGGACATGGCTCAATGAACGCGGCTGTGCCGTGCATATCCCGACACAGCTTTTGGAGCAGTATGCCATGAGTGTTTCCCGTTGGATCCAGTGCGAGGAATGTATCACTGAATTTGGTTTTTTGGCAAAGCATCCGACCACCGGTAATGCAATTCCCTCACCCTATGTGGCAATGAGTCAAAACTTTATGAAGCAGGCAAACAATCTATGGTTTCAGATTTACCAGACGGTAAAAGAAAATTGCACCACTGATTACCGGGGCGCGAATCCGCATGATGACGTGATGGAAAGACTTCTGGCAGCTCGGCGCGGCGGTAAATAA
- the metK gene encoding methionine adenosyltransferase yields MKQYLTAESVCMGHPDKLCDLIADSILDACLRKDRSSRVACEVMATKGKIIVAGEITCSGKVDIRFVVKRILRDVGYNPNKFLILVFVHKQSTDIATGVDKALEARSGDTSWYGSIGAGDQGTVYGYATNETQEMLPLPVVLAHRITRRLDSVRKEGLIKGLLPDGKAQVTIEYENGEAKRVKTIIVSAQHIADKSTKDLREDIIRWVLWNAFEKFPFDNDTEILVNPSGRFVEGGPSADTGLTGRKLMVDTYGGLAPHGGGAFSGKDPTKVDRSGAYMARYIAKHIVWSDYAKCCVVSISYAIGKADPVAFEVDTLGTGTVPDAVLREAALKVFNLRPAAMIEKLNLRNTIYADTATYGHFGKWQGSWEDVNQYKDYREAVTALVD; encoded by the coding sequence ATGAAACAATATTTAACGGCAGAAAGTGTCTGCATGGGACATCCGGATAAGTTATGCGATTTGATAGCAGACAGTATCCTTGATGCTTGCCTTCGTAAAGACCGCTCCTCTCGAGTGGCGTGTGAGGTCATGGCTACCAAAGGCAAAATTATCGTGGCGGGCGAGATCACCTGCAGCGGTAAGGTGGATATTCGCTTCGTGGTGAAAAGGATTCTGCGGGACGTGGGCTACAATCCAAACAAATTTTTAATTCTCGTCTTTGTCCATAAACAAAGCACAGATATTGCAACTGGTGTAGATAAGGCGCTGGAAGCTCGAAGCGGTGATACCAGTTGGTATGGATCCATCGGTGCCGGGGATCAAGGCACTGTGTACGGTTACGCCACAAACGAAACGCAGGAAATGCTGCCATTACCGGTCGTTTTGGCCCACAGGATTACACGCCGCTTAGACTCGGTGCGCAAAGAGGGTCTGATCAAAGGCTTGCTGCCGGACGGAAAAGCTCAGGTGACAATTGAGTATGAAAACGGCGAAGCAAAGCGCGTGAAGACAATTATTGTTTCTGCTCAGCATATTGCAGACAAATCGACAAAGGATTTGCGAGAGGATATTATTCGTTGGGTGTTATGGAACGCCTTTGAGAAGTTCCCCTTTGATAATGATACAGAAATCCTTGTGAACCCTTCTGGCCGTTTTGTGGAGGGCGGGCCTTCAGCAGACACAGGGCTTACCGGAAGGAAGCTCATGGTTGACACCTATGGTGGCCTTGCTCCTCATGGTGGCGGAGCATTCTCCGGAAAGGATCCAACTAAGGTTGATCGCAGCGGCGCATATATGGCTCGCTACATCGCCAAGCACATCGTTTGGAGTGATTATGCGAAGTGTTGTGTGGTCAGTATTTCTTATGCCATTGGCAAGGCGGATCCAGTTGCCTTTGAAGTAGACACACTGGGAACGGGCACTGTACCCGATGCCGTTTTACGCGAAGCCGCACTCAAGGTATTTAATTTAAGACCGGCAGCAATGATTGAAAAGCTAAACCTTCGAAACACCATTTATGCGGATACCGCGACCTATGGTCATTTTGGAAAATGGCAGGGCTCGTGGGAGGATGTCAATCAATACAAGGATTATAGAGAGGCGGTGACAGCGCTTGTTGATTGA
- a CDS encoding site-specific DNA-methyltransferase: protein MIEKIPVAKLNPATYNPRKDLKPGDKEYEKLKRSISEFGYVEPVIWNKQTGNVVGGHQRLKVLSDLGQTEIDCVVVELDDTREKALNLALNKIQGDWDETKLAAIMAEFDATSFDVSITGFDADEVDVLLNKFYSKEAVQDDFDVDKEKDAIEAVGETRTKPGDIWLLGNHRLLCGDSTSEQDFSRLMDGAHAACAVTSPPYGVGKEYEKAGIEPWFDTMRPAIKNICKHSDIICWNIGDLFATGTQFIEPTEMYSIGMFNDNGFRPIWIRIWKKQGMNFGNAPYHLVTNKPVQQYEYVTAFAGQETEEYNDQEYAWVSAFAGHSYKFVKRLTKEERKKWGYAGIWEIATVRANKEHPAMFPVELPWRCIKMHSDRGGIVLEPFGGCGTTLIACEQTERRCYAMEISPVYCDLIVKRWETFTGETALKLEV, encoded by the coding sequence TTGATTGAAAAAATACCAGTAGCGAAGCTGAATCCGGCTACATATAATCCCCGAAAGGATCTAAAGCCCGGAGATAAAGAGTACGAAAAGCTAAAGCGTTCCATTTCCGAGTTTGGTTATGTGGAGCCTGTGATCTGGAATAAGCAGACCGGCAATGTGGTCGGCGGCCATCAAAGGCTTAAAGTATTATCTGATCTCGGTCAGACGGAAATTGACTGCGTGGTAGTCGAGCTGGATGATACACGTGAAAAAGCGCTGAACCTGGCTTTGAATAAAATTCAAGGTGACTGGGATGAGACAAAGCTGGCCGCGATTATGGCAGAGTTTGATGCAACCAGCTTTGATGTATCAATCACCGGCTTTGATGCCGACGAGGTAGATGTGCTCTTAAACAAGTTTTACTCAAAAGAAGCGGTACAAGACGACTTCGATGTCGATAAAGAAAAAGATGCCATCGAAGCCGTCGGTGAAACCCGAACGAAACCCGGAGACATTTGGCTATTGGGTAATCATCGCTTGCTTTGTGGCGATAGCACCAGCGAGCAGGACTTTTCCCGTCTGATGGACGGGGCTCATGCAGCATGTGCTGTGACCTCACCTCCCTATGGTGTGGGCAAGGAATATGAGAAAGCGGGTATCGAGCCTTGGTTTGACACCATGCGACCTGCAATCAAGAACATCTGTAAGCACTCGGACATTATCTGTTGGAACATTGGTGATTTATTTGCGACAGGAACGCAGTTCATTGAGCCAACGGAAATGTACAGCATCGGAATGTTCAATGACAATGGTTTTCGTCCAATTTGGATTCGCATTTGGAAAAAGCAAGGCATGAACTTCGGCAATGCTCCCTATCATCTGGTGACCAATAAGCCGGTGCAGCAGTACGAATATGTGACAGCCTTTGCCGGACAAGAGACAGAGGAATACAACGATCAGGAATATGCTTGGGTATCTGCCTTTGCCGGACACAGTTATAAATTTGTAAAGCGACTTACCAAAGAGGAACGAAAAAAGTGGGGCTATGCCGGTATCTGGGAGATTGCTACGGTACGCGCCAACAAAGAACATCCTGCCATGTTTCCGGTGGAGCTGCCTTGGCGGTGCATTAAGATGCACTCGGACAGAGGCGGGATTGTATTGGAACCCTTCGGCGGCTGTGGTACAACCCTCATTGCCTGCGAGCAAACCGAACGCCGCTGTTATGCGATGGAGATCTCTCCGGTGTACTGCGATTTAATCGTCAAGCGGTGGGAAACCTTTACGGGTGAAACTGCCTTAAAACTGGAGGTATAG
- a CDS encoding site-specific DNA-methyltransferase, translating to MENTMVIKRIPAGQLKAAKYNPRKDLKPGDSEYEKLKRSIQTFGYVEPILWNQRTGNIIGGHQRYKVLLDLGHTEIDCVVVDMDLADEKALNVALNKVSGDWDIPLLTELLKDINASGFDVSLTGFDAAEMDSLFRDSVIAGVKEDSFDEPLPETPISRQGDIWLLGRHKLICGDSTKPDTYTALMDDQQANLVVTDPPYNVAYEGTAGTIQNDNMDSAKFHAFLLSAFRCMYEKLVDGGSIYVFHADRETVNFRTAFTEAGFFCHQTCIWIKNVPVLGRCVYQYNHEPVLMGWKPTAGHQWYADRKQRTTWNFDRPSKSKFHPTMKPVALVAYPIVNSSVSNSIVLDPFGGSGSTLIACEQTERICHTIELDEKYVDVIVKRYLEFKGTDAEVTLLRGGEKMSYEKAQNTVK from the coding sequence ATGGAAAACACAATGGTTATAAAGCGCATTCCAGCCGGGCAGCTTAAAGCAGCAAAGTATAATCCGAGAAAGGATTTAAAGCCTGGGGATTCTGAATACGAAAAGCTCAAACGATCCATTCAGACCTTCGGGTATGTCGAGCCGATTCTTTGGAATCAAAGGACGGGCAATATAATCGGAGGTCACCAACGTTACAAAGTCTTGCTTGATTTAGGACATACGGAAATTGACTGTGTTGTCGTAGACATGGACTTGGCAGATGAAAAGGCGCTCAATGTTGCGCTGAACAAGGTTTCCGGTGACTGGGACATTCCCCTTTTGACCGAGCTGTTAAAAGATATCAATGCCAGCGGCTTTGATGTATCGCTGACCGGTTTTGATGCTGCGGAGATGGATTCACTGTTTCGGGATAGCGTAATTGCAGGCGTCAAAGAAGACAGTTTTGATGAGCCTTTACCGGAAACGCCGATTTCCCGCCAAGGAGATATCTGGCTGCTGGGAAGACACAAGCTCATCTGCGGAGATAGCACAAAGCCCGACACATATACAGCCCTGATGGACGACCAACAGGCCAACCTTGTAGTGACTGATCCGCCATATAACGTGGCTTATGAAGGTACTGCCGGTACCATCCAGAACGACAACATGGACAGCGCCAAGTTCCACGCATTTTTACTGTCAGCTTTTCGCTGTATGTATGAGAAGCTTGTAGACGGTGGAAGTATTTATGTATTCCACGCAGATCGGGAAACCGTCAACTTTCGAACCGCCTTTACCGAGGCGGGTTTTTTCTGCCATCAGACCTGTATCTGGATAAAGAATGTGCCGGTGCTTGGCCGCTGCGTTTATCAGTATAACCACGAACCGGTGCTTATGGGCTGGAAACCGACAGCAGGACATCAGTGGTATGCAGATCGAAAGCAGCGCACCACCTGGAATTTCGACCGGCCGTCAAAGAGTAAATTTCATCCGACTATGAAACCGGTAGCTTTGGTTGCTTATCCGATCGTTAACAGCAGCGTATCCAATAGCATTGTGCTGGACCCCTTCGGCGGCAGTGGTAGCACGCTCATTGCCTGTGAGCAGACAGAACGGATTTGTCACACGATCGAGCTTGACGAAAAATACGTCGATGTGATTGTAAAGCGGTATCTGGAGTTTAAAGGCACGGATGCAGAGGTTACCCTCTTGCGTGGCGGCGAAAAAATGAGCTATGAAAAAGCGCAGAATACAGTCAAATAA
- a CDS encoding DUF4314 domain-containing protein has product MKQIHPGMLKQLRDYYKPGTRVMLVRMDDPYSKLQPGDSGTVSFIDDTGTVFVNWDSGSSLGVVFGIDEIRKIEE; this is encoded by the coding sequence ATGAAGCAAATCCATCCTGGAATGCTGAAGCAGCTTCGTGATTACTATAAGCCGGGCACCCGCGTCATGCTTGTGCGCATGGACGACCCATATAGCAAGCTGCAGCCCGGCGATAGTGGTACCGTTTCTTTTATTGACGATACCGGAACTGTATTTGTGAATTGGGATAGTGGCAGTTCCTTAGGCGTAGTTTTTGGCATTGATGAGATCCGAAAAATTGAAGAATAG
- a CDS encoding terminase large subunit: protein MTIRKLKKYTPTRFMAKDSVYSKAAADYAVAFIQALRHTSGIWDGQPFELIDWQERIIRDVFGVLKPNGYRQFNTAFIEIPKKNGKSELAAAVALLLTCGDGEQRAKVYSCASDKNQAKIVFEVAVAMVRKSPALSKRVKILESTKTLIFTPTESTYQVLSADVANKHGFNTHGVIFDELHTQPNRKLFDVMTKGSGDARMQPLYFLITTAGDNTNSICYEVHQKAQDILSGRKTDPTFYPVIYGIEETDDWTDPKVWKKANPSLGITIGIDKVKAACESAKQNPAEENSFRQLRLNQWVKQAVRWMPMDKWDKCAFAVDQSSLKGRVCYGGLDLSSSTDISAFVLVFPPIDEDDKYIILPYFWIPEENLELRVRRDHVNYDLWEKQGFLQTTEGNVVHYGFIEACIERLGLEYNIREIAFDRWGAVQMVQNLEGMGFTVVPFGQGFKDMSPPTKELMKLTLEQKIAHGGHPVLRWMMDNIFIRTDPAGNIKPDKEKSTERIDGAVATIMALDRAIRCGNDTSASVYDQRGLLVF, encoded by the coding sequence GTGACAATAAGAAAACTAAAGAAATACACTCCAACTCGTTTTATGGCGAAGGATTCAGTTTACAGTAAAGCCGCCGCCGACTATGCAGTCGCATTTATTCAAGCACTGCGTCATACCAGCGGTATATGGGATGGCCAGCCTTTTGAACTTATAGATTGGCAAGAACGGATTATCCGTGATGTGTTTGGTGTTCTCAAACCGAACGGGTATCGACAGTTCAACACAGCCTTTATTGAAATACCAAAGAAGAATGGAAAGTCCGAGCTTGCTGCAGCAGTCGCCTTACTGTTGACCTGTGGTGATGGCGAGCAGCGTGCCAAGGTATACAGCTGTGCTTCTGATAAAAATCAAGCGAAGATAGTATTTGAGGTAGCTGTGGCAATGGTGCGTAAATCACCGGCGTTAAGTAAGCGCGTGAAAATACTTGAATCTACAAAGACGCTAATATTTACACCAACTGAGAGTACTTATCAGGTGCTTTCAGCCGACGTAGCGAATAAGCATGGTTTCAATACACATGGCGTCATTTTTGATGAGCTGCACACGCAGCCCAACAGAAAGCTATTTGATGTTATGACCAAGGGCAGCGGAGATGCTCGGATGCAACCACTGTATTTTCTGATTACCACAGCGGGAGACAATACGAATTCTATCTGCTACGAGGTGCATCAAAAGGCACAGGATATTCTTTCTGGACGTAAGACGGATCCGACCTTTTATCCGGTGATTTACGGTATCGAAGAGACAGATGACTGGACGGATCCAAAAGTATGGAAAAAAGCAAATCCCTCTCTTGGAATTACAATCGGTATAGATAAAGTGAAAGCGGCTTGTGAAAGTGCAAAGCAAAACCCAGCAGAAGAAAACAGCTTCAGGCAGCTTCGCCTTAATCAATGGGTAAAGCAGGCTGTGCGCTGGATGCCTATGGATAAATGGGACAAATGCGCCTTTGCTGTTGATCAAAGTAGCCTCAAGGGACGTGTTTGTTATGGTGGCCTCGATCTTTCCTCTTCAACGGATATCAGCGCTTTTGTGCTGGTGTTCCCCCCGATTGATGAGGATGACAAATACATTATCCTGCCATACTTTTGGATACCAGAAGAAAACCTCGAATTGCGCGTCCGGCGTGATCACGTGAATTATGATTTGTGGGAGAAACAAGGTTTTCTTCAAACCACCGAAGGCAATGTCGTTCACTATGGCTTTATTGAGGCCTGCATTGAGCGTCTAGGTTTAGAGTATAACATACGTGAAATTGCCTTTGATCGCTGGGGTGCTGTTCAGATGGTGCAAAACCTTGAAGGTATGGGATTCACTGTCGTTCCCTTTGGGCAAGGCTTCAAGGATATGTCGCCTCCAACGAAGGAACTAATGAAGCTGACACTGGAGCAGAAAATCGCACATGGCGGGCATCCAGTACTTCGGTGGATGATGGACAACATTTTTATTCGAACAGACCCTGCAGGCAATATCAAGCCCGATAAGGAAAAATCGACGGAGCGTATCGATGGTGCGGTTGCGACCATCATGGCTCTGGATCGAGCAATACGTTGTGGTAATGATACGAGCGCTTCGGTTTATGACCAGCGCGGCTTGCTTGTATTTTAA
- a CDS encoding phage portal protein — MGILQGIFKARDKPKDVLGGSRYSFFFGSTTAGKPVNEHTAMQMTAVYSCVRILSETLAGLPLHVYRYNDLGGKEKHLAHPLYKLLHDEPNPEMTSFAFRETLMSHLLLWGNAYAQIIRNARGEVVALYPLMPNKMTVDRDSAGRLFYLYQRSSEDNPSLGKDSHVYLAPPDVLHIPGLGFDGLVGYSPIAMAKNAVGLAIATEEYGAKFFANGAAPGGVLEHPGTIKDPQKIKESWNAAYQGSGNAHRVAVLEEGMKYQTIGISPEQAQFLETRKFQINEIARIFRVPPHMLADLEKSSFSNIEQQSLEFVKYTLDPWVVRWEQSMCRALLMESEKLKVFIKFNVDGLLRGDYVSRMNGYATARQNGWMSANDIRELENLDRIPAELGGDLYLINGAMTKLQDAGAFANIQETEETE; from the coding sequence ATGGGAATACTACAGGGAATATTTAAGGCACGCGACAAGCCTAAGGACGTTCTTGGCGGCAGCCGCTACAGCTTCTTTTTCGGAAGCACTACTGCGGGAAAACCTGTCAACGAGCATACAGCTATGCAGATGACAGCGGTTTACTCCTGCGTAAGAATACTATCCGAGACGCTGGCTGGGCTACCGCTCCATGTGTACCGCTACAACGATTTAGGCGGAAAAGAGAAACACCTCGCTCACCCATTGTATAAGCTACTCCATGATGAACCAAACCCTGAGATGACTTCTTTTGCATTTCGAGAAACGCTGATGAGTCATCTTTTGTTGTGGGGAAATGCATACGCACAGATTATCCGGAATGCACGAGGCGAGGTCGTTGCACTTTATCCACTGATGCCAAACAAAATGACGGTCGATCGCGATTCAGCAGGTCGGCTTTTTTATTTGTATCAGCGAAGCTCAGAGGATAATCCCTCCCTTGGAAAGGACAGTCATGTCTACCTTGCTCCGCCCGATGTACTGCATATCCCTGGCCTGGGTTTTGACGGGCTGGTCGGCTACTCACCTATTGCAATGGCAAAAAATGCTGTGGGACTTGCTATTGCCACCGAGGAATACGGTGCAAAGTTCTTCGCCAACGGGGCCGCACCTGGCGGCGTGCTGGAGCACCCGGGTACCATCAAGGACCCGCAGAAGATTAAGGAATCGTGGAATGCTGCCTACCAAGGAAGTGGAAATGCGCACAGGGTAGCTGTACTTGAGGAAGGCATGAAATATCAGACTATAGGTATCTCACCCGAACAAGCGCAGTTTCTGGAAACTCGGAAGTTTCAGATTAACGAGATTGCCCGCATATTTAGAGTTCCACCACATATGCTTGCAGATCTCGAAAAGAGCAGCTTCTCAAACATCGAACAACAGTCACTGGAGTTCGTAAAGTACACGCTTGATCCGTGGGTGGTGCGCTGGGAGCAGTCCATGTGCCGCGCCCTGCTTATGGAAAGTGAAAAGCTGAAGGTGTTCATTAAGTTCAACGTGGACGGACTGCTTCGCGGTGACTATGTAAGCCGCATGAACGGCTATGCCACAGCACGTCAGAACGGTTGGATGAGCGCTAATGATATTCGGGAACTTGAAAACCTCGACCGAATCCCGGCGGAGCTTGGCGGTGATCTCTATCTCATCAATGGAGCGATGACTAAGTTGCAGGACGCAGGAGCGTTCGCAAATATACAAGAAACGGAGGAAACAGAATGA
- a CDS encoding head maturation protease, ClpP-related, which translates to MKKFWNWARDEDPGVRTLYLDGVIAEESWFDDDVTPKAFKAELTAGEGDIVIWLNSPGGDCVAASQIYSMLMDYKGKVTVKIDGIAASAASVIAMAGTTVLMAPTALMMIHNPLTVAIGDSEEMQKAIAMLSEVKESIINAYEIKTGQSRTKLSHLMDAETWLNANKAIELGFADGILEDEKKRIQTDDITYAFSRKAVTNSLLDKVKPKIPKQKTGIPVDVAKATPVDWLLKRLSLIQH; encoded by the coding sequence ATGAAGAAATTCTGGAACTGGGCGCGGGATGAAGACCCCGGCGTCCGAACACTTTACCTTGACGGCGTTATTGCCGAAGAGTCGTGGTTTGATGATGATGTCACCCCAAAGGCATTCAAAGCGGAGCTTACCGCCGGCGAGGGTGACATTGTTATTTGGCTCAACTCTCCCGGCGGTGACTGTGTGGCAGCAAGCCAGATATATTCCATGCTCATGGATTACAAAGGCAAGGTCACCGTCAAGATCGACGGCATCGCCGCATCGGCCGCTTCTGTAATTGCAATGGCAGGAACAACCGTATTAATGGCTCCGACAGCACTTATGATGATTCACAATCCGCTGACCGTAGCGATTGGAGACAGCGAGGAAATGCAGAAAGCCATTGCTATGCTTTCGGAGGTCAAGGAAAGCATCATCAATGCCTACGAGATCAAAACAGGTCAGTCGAGAACAAAACTTTCCCACCTTATGGATGCGGAAACATGGCTCAATGCAAACAAAGCCATCGAGCTTGGTTTCGCAGACGGCATTCTGGAAGACGAAAAGAAACGGATACAGACTGATGACATTACTTATGCTTTCAGCCGCAAGGCTGTCACAAACTCATTACTGGACAAGGTAAAGCCTAAAATACCCAAGCAGAAAACAGGTATACCCGTTGATGTTGCTAAAGCCACTCCTGTGGATTGGCTTCTAAAGCGGCTTTCTTTAATTCAACACTAA
- a CDS encoding phage major capsid protein produces the protein MNKILELREKRAKAWEAAKAFLDTKRGADGLVSPEDTATYEKMEADVVALGKEIDRLEKQEALDRELSKPLNAPLTGKPAVQGMDTKTGRASDEYRKAFWNAMRTRAGEGLDPIVRNALQIGTDTEGGYLVPDEFERTLVEALEDENIFRRLANVITTSSGDRKIPVVASKGTASWIDEEGAIPESDDSFGQVSISAYKLGTMIKVSEELLNDSVFNLETYISKEFARRIGNKEEEAFFTGNGSGKPSGILAATGGAQLGVTTASATAITIDEVLDLFYSLKAPYRNKAVFVMNDATVKAIRKLKDGQGQYIWQPSLQAGTPDTILNRPLYTSAYVPAIAATAKTIVFGDFSYYWVADRQGRVFKRLNELYAATGQVGFVATQRVDGKLILPEAIKVLQQKA, from the coding sequence ATGAACAAAATTCTTGAACTGCGTGAGAAGCGCGCGAAAGCATGGGAAGCGGCCAAGGCTTTCCTCGATACCAAGCGCGGTGCGGACGGGCTGGTTTCCCCTGAAGATACCGCAACTTACGAAAAAATGGAAGCTGACGTGGTCGCTCTCGGGAAGGAAATCGACCGCCTTGAAAAGCAGGAGGCCCTTGATCGCGAGCTTTCTAAGCCCTTAAACGCACCCCTTACGGGCAAACCGGCTGTTCAGGGCATGGATACCAAGACTGGCAGAGCATCCGATGAATACCGAAAAGCATTCTGGAATGCTATGCGTACACGTGCCGGTGAGGGCCTTGACCCCATCGTTAGAAACGCACTGCAGATCGGTACTGATACCGAGGGCGGATATCTTGTCCCGGATGAGTTTGAACGCACCCTTGTGGAAGCTCTCGAGGACGAGAACATTTTCCGTAGACTGGCCAATGTCATCACAACCTCTTCTGGCGACCGTAAAATTCCGGTTGTGGCGTCTAAGGGTACAGCCTCTTGGATTGATGAAGAGGGCGCAATCCCCGAAAGTGATGACAGCTTCGGGCAGGTATCCATCAGTGCGTATAAGCTTGGGACCATGATCAAGGTTTCCGAGGAGTTGCTGAACGACAGCGTATTCAACCTCGAAACCTACATTTCAAAAGAGTTTGCCAGACGCATCGGAAACAAAGAAGAGGAAGCATTCTTTACAGGTAACGGTTCAGGTAAACCTAGCGGTATCCTTGCGGCTACTGGTGGTGCACAACTTGGTGTGACTACGGCGAGTGCAACAGCGATCACCATTGATGAGGTGCTTGATTTGTTCTACTCGCTGAAAGCACCCTACCGCAATAAGGCTGTGTTCGTCATGAACGATGCCACTGTCAAAGCGATCCGGAAGCTGAAGGACGGACAAGGGCAGTACATCTGGCAGCCTTCTTTGCAGGCCGGAACCCCTGACACCATCCTGAACCGACCGTTGTACACTTCGGCATATGTGCCCGCCATAGCTGCAACCGCTAAGACCATAGTATTCGGGGATTTCAGCTACTATTGGGTAGCCGACCGTCAGGGACGTGTATTCAAGCGACTAAATGAGCTTTATGCCGCAACCGGTCAGGTAGGCTTTGTCGCTACCCAGCGTGTCGACGGAAAACTGATTCTGCCGGAGGCAATCAAAGTGCTCCAGCAGAAGGCATAA
- a CDS encoding Head fiber protein, producing the protein MSYNAKNYTEQGGEKTVIGGTLEIKEGALVTGIPSQFTPAANQSDSTATTIAGLVVDFNALLAKLKAAGLMAADS; encoded by the coding sequence ATGAGCTATAACGCAAAGAACTACACCGAACAAGGCGGTGAAAAAACCGTCATTGGCGGCACACTTGAAATCAAAGAGGGAGCCTTGGTAACGGGGATTCCATCTCAGTTTACACCGGCTGCAAACCAGTCAGACTCAACCGCTACAACCATTGCTGGACTTGTTGTTGATTTCAATGCGCTGCTTGCAAAGCTAAAAGCTGCTGGGCTTATGGCGGCAGACAGTTAG